In the Aromatoleum bremense genome, one interval contains:
- a CDS encoding GspH/FimT family pseudopilin, which produces MGNPLRFSQDADLIVEPDFAHELSILLDLQVGLMSTMRRYIGFSLIELMVTVAVLAIIAATAAPSFQSFLDKNRVVGAAEAIYTQMQAARSEAVKQSADMIVVFSTGAAWCSGFSRGGTCDCTKAVGDGAACKILGDGQTAVLKVVNATAFNGVTLAAGAPAQVTFDGVRGTVPTAETGSILFQSGLGRQMRVDVNAIGRVQLCSPSGSVGGYPSC; this is translated from the coding sequence ATGGGTAATCCCCTTCGGTTCTCGCAGGACGCAGACCTCATCGTCGAACCGGATTTCGCACATGAGCTGTCGATCTTGCTTGACTTACAGGTTGGACTAATGAGCACCATGCGTCGCTATATTGGCTTTTCACTGATCGAACTGATGGTTACGGTTGCCGTGCTCGCGATCATTGCAGCCACGGCCGCGCCGAGCTTTCAGAGTTTCCTCGACAAGAATCGCGTCGTCGGCGCCGCCGAGGCGATCTACACGCAGATGCAGGCGGCACGTTCCGAGGCGGTCAAACAGTCGGCCGACATGATCGTCGTGTTTTCAACGGGAGCCGCGTGGTGCTCGGGATTCAGCCGCGGCGGGACGTGCGACTGCACCAAGGCGGTTGGCGATGGCGCGGCCTGCAAAATTCTCGGCGATGGCCAGACGGCGGTGCTCAAAGTGGTCAATGCCACCGCCTTCAACGGCGTGACGCTTGCGGCCGGCGCACCCGCGCAAGTGACGTTCGACGGGGTTCGCGGCACGGTGCCGACCGCCGAGACCGGATCGATCCTGTTCCAGTCCGGCCTCGGTCGCCAAATGCGCGTCGACGTCAACGCAATCGGCCGCGTGCAGCTCTGCTCGCCGTCGGGCTCTGTCGGAGGCTATCCATCATGTTGA